In Sporocytophaga myxococcoides DSM 11118, the following are encoded in one genomic region:
- a CDS encoding LamG-like jellyroll fold domain-containing protein, with protein MKKRFLPLLMLCMAAFTSSQATMYYAGTPLNNTRDSSKPLGKHPSNPYGLQAGVNATNAGDTLFIMGGTYTGASDTSPLMKINKAGTAADPIVIINYPGHTPILKSASTGSWSLIKIYTSESNKAVNPAYITIKGLTLQGNNGSVSPTDPALETQTKTTAPAKFNGVGILITGPFAWDQEIDGLDKYNIPHHITVVDCNVSDFPSAGISVMRADYITVEACAVYNNCWYTYYGTSGINFYQATLYIENAPVNANEARIRVTRNKVYGNDLRVANQEFGQRWDGNGIIIDNFNHNQDLSDGRGPYSYPSYAGKTEVSNNAIYNNGGAGVKVYTSDNVDIYNNSFYNNQVNPYADNADLYVNAIVNLNVKNNVFSGANMELVHYNLSNAVFSNNIFTKASSISGITCSSCIIADPQYVDPGILGTSNFRVQPTSPAIDNAERIASITVDRPYNSRTAYGPMDIGAYEYPVNLRNLTADGSLATALKFDGVDDYVTSLYNTGFNGLGTANFTIEARIKASPTTGNLPTIVSNRTTGSNGAILYINKLDNGKLYLNIQGINFVGGNQNLLDNNCHHVAVVRNGSTLKFFVDGALTATRSISASIIGGGLTRIGHDAPLLASGYFNGEISEVRLWYRACLDSEIASNANKSLYDAGTFQPSGDLSEYWRLNEGNGQTAFSALVRGSGHCVLGATSAIESTDPQWVSSCTSIPKKYGSSFENPIRIGTLSSGSVYKDTRSNVSGSGYDNDFGYNNDDIFYTFTIAQKSQVKITNCGSGISDSYLFLINTQKEIITTDDDGAPCGGNKAELNYVLNAGTYYVATEGYGSTTGSITTTIEAAASNLPADFTRKAAFNESADSKENISTETALPIEVLAFPNPISSGDLNFGRNVEKYSMTDITGTEVSSGENVDHINVDTLPKGVYFINMDGKIQKVIVQ; from the coding sequence ATGAAAAAAAGATTTTTACCACTATTAATGCTTTGTATGGCAGCATTTACAAGCAGCCAGGCGACGATGTATTATGCAGGTACCCCTTTGAATAACACAAGAGATTCAAGTAAGCCATTAGGCAAACATCCAAGTAATCCTTATGGACTTCAGGCTGGGGTTAATGCAACAAATGCTGGTGACACCTTGTTCATCATGGGAGGAACTTATACAGGAGCTTCTGATACTTCTCCCTTAATGAAAATTAATAAAGCCGGCACCGCAGCTGATCCTATTGTTATTATTAATTATCCGGGACATACACCGATTTTAAAATCCGCTAGTACAGGATCATGGAGTTTGATTAAGATTTATACAAGTGAAAGTAATAAAGCTGTAAATCCTGCTTATATTACAATCAAAGGACTTACACTTCAAGGGAACAATGGTAGTGTCAGTCCTACAGATCCAGCGCTTGAAACTCAAACCAAGACTACTGCACCTGCTAAGTTTAATGGTGTTGGAATTTTAATTACAGGCCCTTTTGCATGGGATCAGGAGATTGATGGACTCGATAAATACAATATCCCACATCACATTACTGTTGTTGATTGCAATGTATCAGATTTCCCTTCAGCAGGAATTTCCGTTATGAGAGCCGACTACATTACAGTAGAAGCTTGTGCGGTGTATAATAATTGCTGGTACACATATTATGGTACATCAGGGATAAACTTCTATCAGGCTACCCTTTACATTGAGAATGCTCCTGTTAACGCCAATGAAGCGAGGATCAGAGTTACGAGAAATAAAGTTTATGGAAATGATCTGAGAGTGGCTAATCAGGAGTTTGGTCAAAGATGGGATGGCAATGGAATAATTATTGACAATTTTAATCACAACCAGGACCTTTCTGATGGCAGAGGACCTTATAGCTATCCTAGCTATGCAGGAAAAACTGAAGTCTCCAATAATGCCATATATAACAATGGTGGAGCAGGAGTAAAGGTATATACATCTGATAATGTAGATATTTATAATAATTCATTTTACAATAATCAGGTAAATCCGTATGCGGACAATGCAGATCTTTATGTAAATGCTATTGTTAATTTAAATGTTAAAAACAACGTATTTTCAGGGGCTAATATGGAGTTAGTACATTATAACCTGTCGAATGCGGTTTTTAGCAATAACATATTTACTAAAGCTAGTTCTATATCAGGAATTACTTGTAGCTCTTGCATTATTGCAGATCCTCAATACGTGGATCCGGGAATTCTGGGGACTTCAAACTTCAGAGTTCAACCAACAAGTCCGGCAATAGATAATGCTGAAAGAATTGCATCTATAACTGTAGACAGACCTTACAATTCAAGAACTGCATATGGGCCTATGGATATTGGAGCTTATGAATATCCTGTCAATCTGAGAAATCTTACAGCGGATGGAAGTCTGGCAACTGCTCTTAAATTTGACGGTGTTGATGACTATGTGACCTCTTTGTACAATACTGGATTTAATGGTCTTGGTACAGCTAATTTTACTATAGAGGCTAGAATTAAAGCAAGTCCGACAACAGGGAATTTACCTACGATAGTGTCAAACAGAACAACAGGAAGCAACGGTGCTATACTATATATTAATAAACTTGATAATGGAAAATTGTATCTAAATATCCAGGGAATCAATTTTGTTGGTGGCAATCAGAACTTATTGGATAATAATTGCCATCACGTTGCAGTTGTGAGAAATGGTTCCACTTTGAAGTTTTTTGTTGATGGAGCTTTAACAGCTACAAGAAGCATAAGTGCAAGTATTATAGGTGGGGGATTGACAAGAATCGGCCATGATGCACCACTTCTGGCTTCTGGTTATTTTAATGGAGAAATAAGTGAGGTTCGTTTGTGGTATAGAGCTTGTTTAGATTCTGAGATAGCTTCGAATGCTAATAAATCCCTTTATGATGCTGGAACATTTCAGCCATCAGGAGATCTGAGCGAATATTGGAGGCTTAATGAGGGAAATGGGCAAACTGCTTTCAGCGCTCTTGTAAGAGGAAGCGGGCATTGTGTTTTGGGTGCAACATCAGCGATTGAATCTACAGATCCTCAATGGGTATCAAGCTGCACTTCTATTCCGAAAAAATATGGTTCATCATTTGAAAACCCTATTAGAATAGGTACCCTGAGCTCAGGTTCTGTTTATAAAGACACACGTAGCAATGTATCAGGAAGCGGATATGATAATGATTTCGGATATAACAATGACGATATTTTTTATACATTTACCATAGCTCAGAAATCGCAAGTAAAGATCACCAATTGTGGTTCAGGAATATCAGATTCTTACTTATTCCTGATAAACACTCAAAAGGAAATTATTACCACTGATGACGATGGTGCTCCTTGCGGAGGTAATAAAGCAGAATTGAATTATGTGCTGAATGCAGGAACATATTATGTTGCTACAGAAGGATATGGCTCGACAACAGGCAGTATTACAACAACGATAGAAGCTGCGGCGTCTAACTTGCCGGCAGATTTTACAAGAAAGGCTGCATTTAATGAGTCTGCTGATTCAAAAGAAAACATTTCAACAGAGACTGCTTTACCTATAGAAGTGCTTGCATTTCCAAATCCTATTTCGTCAGGAGATTTAAATTTTGGTCGTAATGTTGAAAAATATTCAATGACAGATATTACTGGCACTGAAGTTTCCAGCGGTGAGAATGTTGATCATATAAATGTAGATACTCTTCCTAAAGGAGTATATTTTATAAACATGGATGGCAAAATCCAAAAAGTTATAGTTCAATAA
- a CDS encoding LamG-like jellyroll fold domain-containing protein: MKKRFLPLLMLCMAAFTSSQATMYYAGTPLNNTRDSSKPLGKHPNNPYSSLQQGVNNVVAGDTLFIMGGTYTGASDTSPLMKINKAGTAADPIVIINYPGHSPVLKSAATGSWSLIKIYTSESNKTVNPSYITIKGLTLQGNNGSVNPTDPALEAQTKATAPAKFNGVGILITGPFAWDGEIDGLDQYNIPHHITVVDCIVSDFPSSGISVMRADYVTVEACEVYNNCWYTYYGTSGINFYQATLFAANTPVNANEARIRVTRNKVYGNDLRVANQEFGQRWDGNGIIIDNFNHNQDLQDGRGPYVYPSYAGKTEVSNNVAFNNGGAGVKVYTSDNLDIYNNSFYNNQANHYAANADLDLNVITNVIVKNNVVSGIFKELNAGGLTNAVFSNNLFSNANSISGITCKSCIIADPQFEAPGILGSSNFRMKSTSPAINSAERISTITVDRPYISRTAYGPMDMGAYEYPANPLNLSADGISTNALKFDGVDDYAKITTNHLWNWGTYDFTVEARIKASSSSSMQYPAIISTRTTGNNGFKLYLNSTDGKLNLNLQGINYTANGPNLKDNNCHHIAVVRQGSALRFYIDGVLTNQTTTSYSIVGGGDVRIGHDAGNPNATYFKGEIGEIRFWGIPRTASEISANMNKSQYAERTYYGYTTGLEFYFRLNEGTGQTLFHSVAGTDFNYGTLGGSSAGESSDPVWVSSCVGIPKKYGSSFENPVSIGVLNPCTTYNNTLNTTSNGYDNDIGDASDDVYYSFTLNQKSNVVIHQCSSAISDVNLRLLYSDKAVLANTVTYFPWCSIPANAGVEYVLNPGTYYVVSEGSGTLTGNITTTITSTASSSYPSFPDLRTASGSIGMDSDVENNVFDNLSDTKVYPNPVASDVLYFGLTAETFVLTDLTGSVIAEGANSDHLFVDQLPSGVYVINIDGKIQKVIIQ, translated from the coding sequence ATGAAAAAGAGATTTTTACCGCTATTAATGCTGTGTATGGCAGCATTTACAAGCAGCCAGGCAACCATGTACTATGCAGGTACACCTTTAAATAACACAAGGGATTCAAGTAAGCCATTAGGCAAGCATCCTAATAATCCTTATAGCAGTCTGCAGCAAGGAGTGAATAACGTAGTTGCGGGCGATACCTTATTTATTATGGGAGGTACTTATACGGGCGCTTCTGATACTTCGCCATTAATGAAAATTAACAAGGCTGGTACAGCTGCAGATCCTATTGTTATTATTAATTATCCTGGGCATTCACCTGTTTTAAAATCAGCTGCTACGGGTTCATGGAGTCTAATCAAAATTTATACGAGTGAAAGTAATAAAACAGTAAATCCGTCTTATATTACTATTAAAGGACTTACGCTACAGGGGAATAATGGTAGCGTGAATCCTACTGATCCGGCTCTAGAGGCACAAACAAAAGCAACTGCACCTGCAAAGTTTAACGGAGTGGGAATTCTGATCACCGGTCCTTTTGCGTGGGATGGCGAGATAGACGGGCTTGACCAATATAATATCCCACACCACATTACAGTCGTTGATTGCATAGTATCGGATTTTCCTTCATCCGGAATATCTGTTATGAGAGCAGATTATGTTACAGTTGAGGCCTGTGAAGTATATAATAACTGCTGGTATACATATTATGGTACTTCGGGAATCAACTTCTATCAGGCAACTTTATTTGCTGCGAATACACCGGTGAATGCAAATGAAGCAAGAATTAGAGTTACAAGAAATAAAGTATATGGTAATGATTTGCGTGTAGCTAATCAGGAGTTTGGTCAAAGATGGGATGGCAATGGAATCATTATTGACAATTTTAATCACAATCAGGACTTGCAAGATGGCAGAGGTCCCTACGTGTATCCTTCGTATGCTGGCAAAACTGAGGTATCCAATAACGTTGCATTTAACAATGGAGGGGCTGGAGTAAAAGTATATACTTCTGATAATTTGGATATTTATAACAATTCATTCTATAACAATCAAGCAAACCATTATGCAGCGAATGCTGACCTTGATTTAAACGTTATCACTAATGTGATTGTCAAAAATAATGTTGTTTCAGGTATATTCAAGGAACTGAATGCCGGAGGACTTACAAATGCGGTATTTAGCAATAACCTTTTCTCCAATGCCAACTCAATTTCCGGAATTACTTGTAAGTCATGTATTATTGCTGATCCTCAGTTTGAAGCACCAGGTATATTGGGCTCATCAAATTTCCGTATGAAATCAACGAGTCCTGCAATCAATAGTGCTGAAAGAATATCTACCATTACAGTTGATAGACCTTATATTTCAAGAACGGCTTATGGACCAATGGACATGGGTGCATACGAGTACCCTGCCAATCCATTGAACCTTTCTGCTGATGGTATTTCAACTAATGCATTGAAATTTGATGGCGTTGATGACTATGCTAAAATTACTACTAATCATTTATGGAATTGGGGTACTTACGATTTCACGGTAGAAGCAAGAATAAAAGCAAGTAGTTCAAGTAGTATGCAATATCCTGCTATAATATCTACCAGAACAACAGGAAACAATGGATTCAAATTATACTTAAATTCTACTGACGGAAAATTGAATTTGAATCTTCAGGGCATTAACTATACTGCTAATGGCCCGAATCTCAAGGATAATAATTGCCATCATATTGCAGTAGTAAGACAAGGATCTGCTTTGAGATTTTATATAGACGGAGTTTTGACAAATCAGACTACAACATCCTATAGTATTGTTGGAGGTGGTGATGTACGGATAGGTCATGATGCAGGAAATCCTAACGCTACTTATTTTAAAGGTGAAATCGGCGAGATAAGATTCTGGGGTATACCACGAACTGCATCCGAAATTTCAGCGAATATGAATAAATCACAATATGCAGAAAGGACTTATTATGGATATACTACTGGTTTGGAGTTTTATTTCAGGCTTAATGAAGGAACTGGTCAAACTTTATTCCACAGTGTTGCTGGAACAGATTTTAACTATGGTACTTTAGGTGGATCTTCTGCTGGTGAATCCAGCGATCCTGTTTGGGTAAGCAGTTGTGTCGGTATTCCTAAAAAGTATGGATCATCTTTTGAAAACCCGGTAAGTATCGGAGTTTTGAATCCTTGTACCACTTACAACAATACTTTGAATACGACATCTAATGGGTATGATAATGATATAGGAGATGCAAGTGATGATGTTTATTATTCATTTACATTAAATCAGAAATCAAATGTTGTAATCCATCAGTGCAGCTCAGCCATTTCAGATGTCAATCTCCGGCTGTTATATTCGGATAAAGCTGTTTTGGCTAACACAGTGACCTACTTCCCATGGTGTTCTATTCCTGCAAATGCAGGCGTGGAGTATGTTTTGAATCCTGGAACTTATTATGTAGTTTCAGAAGGTTCGGGAACTCTGACGGGAAACATTACAACAACAATTACATCTACAGCTTCTTCATCATATCCAAGTTTTCCTGATCTAAGGACGGCTTCTGGGTCTATTGGGATGGATTCCGATGTCGAAAACAATGTATTTGACAATCTTTCAGATACAAAAGTTTATCCAAACCCGGTTGCTTCAGATGTATTGTATTTCGGATTAACTGCGGAGACTTTCGTTCTAACTGATCTTACCGGGTCAGTTATAGCTGAAGGTGCAAATTCAGACCATCTTTTTGTTGATCAACTCCCATCGGGTGTTTACGTCATAAATATTGATGGTAAAATTCAGAAAGTAATAATTCAATAA
- a CDS encoding T9SS type A sorting domain-containing protein → MKKQLLFISSLFLSLTLSAQKQLPNPSFEEWQNTGAEVEEPLSWLAPSDCEEGCEYYYEKVQDGHTGLAIKLKAVESDPDDVQPLMLIEEDFLAKPLKVTFWYKSSTEIRCAIAMSAGPIFSEEEIAVGEGLITAPPSGTFVKAEVPILYSEDKAPEHLLLVFALARGGLTSTDFVIIDDVELSYGLTSISNPLMTEVVGSNMISDRLELKSVVDEVQIFNSSGMLVLKATKSTVIDTSVLSEGLYMVSLKKGESFGTIKVLKK, encoded by the coding sequence ATGAAAAAACAATTACTTTTTATTTCATCTTTATTCTTATCACTTACTCTATCTGCACAAAAACAACTTCCAAACCCCAGCTTTGAAGAGTGGCAGAATACTGGGGCTGAAGTGGAGGAACCCTTGTCCTGGCTTGCTCCTTCGGATTGTGAAGAAGGTTGCGAATATTATTATGAGAAGGTACAGGATGGTCATACTGGTCTTGCTATAAAATTAAAGGCCGTTGAATCTGACCCTGATGATGTCCAGCCTCTGATGCTGATCGAAGAGGATTTTCTTGCAAAACCTTTAAAGGTTACCTTCTGGTATAAGTCTTCGACCGAAATAAGATGTGCCATTGCCATGTCTGCAGGGCCGATCTTTTCTGAGGAAGAAATAGCTGTTGGAGAAGGCTTAATAACAGCTCCTCCCAGCGGAACTTTTGTTAAAGCTGAAGTTCCTATCTTATATTCCGAGGATAAAGCACCTGAACATCTTCTTCTCGTTTTTGCTTTGGCTAGAGGAGGGTTGACTTCTACAGATTTTGTAATTATTGATGATGTAGAACTTTCTTACGGATTGACATCAATAAGTAATCCTTTAATGACTGAAGTTGTAGGAAGCAATATGATATCAGATAGGTTAGAATTGAAATCTGTAGTGGATGAAGTACAAATATTTAATTCTTCAGGAATGCTTGTTCTTAAAGCAACAAAGTCAACGGTTATTGATACTTCGGTCTTGTCTGAAGGACTCTATATGGTTTCATTAAAGAAGGGAGAATCCTTTGGAACCATAAAAGTTTTAAAAAAATAA